Below is a window of Nicotiana tabacum cultivar K326 chromosome 19, ASM71507v2, whole genome shotgun sequence DNA.
AAGTTGGGTTCTTGAGAAATTCCTTTCTAGGgcaaattttcatattttgggatgTAGGGCATGAGTTAGGGCTTATAAAATGATCCGCTGGGTGCGCGTCCACGTAGCTGAAGGCCCAACAGCGCACCTGAACGCACAGCAAGGGCAGTGGCACTGCCACAAGTGTGCTTCCGCGCAGACTGTGCATTATCCAGTAAAACGCGCATAACTTTTTACACGAAGATCTATTCTGGCTACGCAATATATCACTTGAAAGGTAtttcaaagggctacaattttcatgttttaAGTTTTCTCAAATTCCTAATGGACTTTCACGAAATAAGGCTGAAATATAGACCTTTCATAAACTTCGtcgattttatcgaatcttatgcacctcactctccaTCTTGATTCCAAAACAACTTTTTCTACCCATGCTTATCCCGATAggacttcacatgtctaaaatatcacattaatactcatttaacatATCCACACGTAATATGAATTTACGAAGTGTTATACTAAAATgacaaaactaaaaataaacaAACTCttactttatttaaaaaaaaaaattaaaataaacatatattttatattattccTTATATACTATTTGTGTTATATCAACGTAAATAATCATTCATTATAATTCTTACATTACTAATCGTCCGCATTACAGTCCTAGCATAAAATGTCTCTAAAACAAACTACTCTTTAAAGGACTACTTAGGTTTTATAGCAATAGCAATAGGCGTTAGAGAGGGGTTTTTGAATTTCAAATTGTGGAGCCGAAAGCGGGAATAAAATGCAAGGAAGCAGAGGACTCGAAGCACAAAGGAGCATTTTCTCCATTGTTCTGCAAAAAACTTACTGCTTCACCACCATCACTATATTCTCTCTATTACTCAGAAATGGCTAAGCCGCCGCAACAGCAGCAACCTCGAAGCCTTAATCAACGCCATACTCAGATTCTGATTAATCTTTCCGTTTCCCATTCTAAACCCCCTCTCGGTACTTTCTCCTTGTTTATTtatcttctatatatatatatatatattctaattTCCTTGAACCGGCTACTCATTGTTTGATGTTTTTTTTAATGTAGATGATATGACAAAATTGGAAGCTAGGCGACGTTTCAATCAAAATGATGCCGTTCCCACTTTTTCCGCAATCACAGATTCTGAACCtgattcttctccttctcctggtatttttttttattacataTATTCGCTTATTTTTCTGCTAGTCGATTTTCTTCCTTCTGTTGAATTTTTGaagctgatttttttttttttttgtgtgtgtgtggtaTAGTTCCATTTTCTTCAAATGATAATATAGGAGACGACGGTGTTCCTAGTTTCTCCGGGATTGCCGATTTTAGTCCCGATTCTGATACAAAATCTTCTCCTCCTGGTATTTCTTTTACCTATATAGTCTTATTTTTCCGTTGAGGCGAagtttgtttttcttcaaaagcTGATTATTTTGTGTGGGTATAGTTCGATTTTCTTCGAATGATATAGGAGACGACAGCGTACCTAATTTCTTCCGGATTGCTGATTTCAGTCCCGATTCTGCTACAAAATCTTCTCCTTCTGGTATTGTTTTACCTATGTAGTCTTATTCTTCTGTTGATGCGAAAATTTTTGGCAATCTTACCCAAATAGCCGGCCAGATTtaatgtttattttttctagccgGTATACATAAATTACACATtgattatttatacatatattatacataaattatacatatattatatatccgGCGTCTATTTTTAGTTCAAAAGATTAGTTGGACAgctatttggattaattcttcaaatttatttttttcttcaaaaacttttTGTTTGAGTGGGTATAGTTCCATGTTCTTCAAATGGTATAGGAGAGGCAGAGGAGACTGATGATCAATCGAAGATTAACAATATTAATGCTTTTGAGAACGACGCCATTCCTAATTTCTCTGCCGTTGCTGATTTCAGTCCGGATTCTGCTAAATCGTCTCCTTTTGGTAATTCTTCTGCCATAActatactctttttttttttgggttaaaaACGACGCCGTTCCTATTTTGATTACCTTTTTTTTTGGGTCAAACACAGGAGCTAAAACGCTTTTTTTAATCTCTATTTGTATTTGTTTTCCTTTAAATATTGTGTAGGGGAAAATGAGATTGATGAATCCAAGCATGAAATTGAAGAGAAATTAAGTGATCGACCCGAGGATTCTTTCAATTACCAGTGTTCTGGAATAggtaaatatttatataataaccTCAGTCACCTAACAAGGAATGTGAGGTAGATAACCTAACCTAATAAAAGTATTAGTTGCAGCTTCGAACCTCTAACCTGTAATTCTCACAAATACAACTTTATTATTGCTCCGACACTCTCCTTGTAATTTAACTTGTTATAGCAGTTTATTTACTATTTATCAAAGGATTTAAGTATTATACATTGACagtataataattatttttacacCGTTTGTAAAAATTAAACCTATCATAACAGGTTATTATCATTTATCCTACGTTATCATTCAATGCTCATTAATTAATTTCCTATAATTACTTTTTAAGTGAAATGGTTGTGCAGGGGAAAAGGAGACTGATGATGAACCCAAGAATGAAATTCAAGAGGAATTAAGTAAACCACCGGAGGATTCTTTTGATTCTCACTTCTCTGAAATCGGTAATCTTGATAGCTCGTCTAGTTCTGGTAATTACCAGTGTCTATCAAACTCCTTTTTTGCTGAAAATAGGATTACGTGCTTCCTTATCTCTATTATatgctttccttttttttttttttttttttttttacaagagTGGGTTGCTGTAGCAGTGAGAAAAGGAGATTGATCAACCCAAGAGTAGAACCAAAGAGGACCTACTACTATCTAAAATTGATGACAGTTCTTCCCTTTCTAGTAGatatcaacaataataacataccAGTGTGGTTCCACGactggggtctggggagggttgactgtacgcataccttacctcTGCCTTtaaaaggtagagaggctgtttccagaaGACCATCGGCTCAGGTAGGGGAGAGGGGAGGGGCAATAACAAGCAAACCGatctgacaaccaaaacaaaaaatacaaaactaacaaAAGGTAATGCAATCAGAAAATCGAAACACAAGACAACAACAAGTAGTAACAGAAAACTAGGGATACGAAAAAAAATACGGAAGGCACCAAGTGGTGTATCAAAGCTACTgctacaaacaaggacaacactCGACCACCTAACCCTTTACCTTAATTCTCAACCTTCACACCTTCCTATCCatggtcatgtcctcagtgagctggAGCAATGccatatcttgcctaatcacctcacccAATAATTCTTcagcctacctctacctctccgttgGCCCTCCCATGCaagcctctcacacctcctcaccggagcgTCAGtgcctctcctcttcacatgcccgaaccatctaagtctcgcctCCCACATCTTGTCCTCCGAAAGGGCCACATCCAtcttgtcccgaataacttcatttttaattttatctaacccggtatgcccgcacatccacctcaacatcctcatcttcGCCACCTTCATCTTCTAGACATGGGATGTCTTGACCGgtcaacactctgccccatacatcATTGTCGGTCtgaccaccgctctatagaacttacctttaagttttggtgcACATTcctatcacacaaaacaccggaagcgaacctccatttcatccatcctgcCCCAATACAGTGTGTGACATCATCGTCAATCTCCCCATTCCTTtgtataatagacccaaggtacttgaaactttctCTCATCTTCGTCCTCTTGCTGAGTCGGGCCACTAAACCTGCACTCCACGTATTCTGTTTTGGTCCTGCTCAATttaaaacctttagactccaaagtctgtctccaaatctctaaccTCTCGTTAATACCACAACGTGTCTCGTTAATCAGTACAATGTCATCTGCTAACAACATGCACCacgacacctccccttgaatgtgatGCGTCAGCGCATCGATCGCCAGGGCAAATAGaactgatgcaaccccatcacaaCCTGGAATTTTTCCGAGTCCCCTCCCACtgtcctcacccgagtcttagcaCCCTCGTACATGTCCTGAATAGCCCTAATGTATGCAACAGGAACGCCTCTAgcttccaaacatctccacaacaACTCTAAACTTAAGATCAGTATCAGACCCTTAGCTGACGATTAGCCCGACTATTGATTTCTATTTGATGCTTATTGAACTTTTACTTGGAGTGCTTCAACGCTGCAGCAAATGCACATAGAAGTATTAGAACTTTTAGGATAAAACTAGCCCTTGTTACTTTAGTTGGATTCTTCGTATAATAACCTTATCTGACGAATCAGAGCCTCGCCCAACAACACTCTACCTTCCTCATCCTTGATGCATTTCACTTGGGGAGGTCACGGGTCTTCCTCTCTCGCACCTTGGCTAACCTGTACAGCTTCTTGTCCCCTCCTTTTCCTCCAAGTTCTTCATACAAGCGCTCAAATGCGGCAGTCTTGGCCGCAGTAACTTCTAACTTTGCTTCCTTCTTAGCCACCTTATACCGCTCCCTGTTCgtcctcttctcctcctcgtccaTGTTTTCCACATACTGGTAGATAAACTAAGACTTACCTATATATTCCTCTCCCTGTTTAATCTCGAGTGATTTCCAGTATGTTTCTGCATCGATGTTAATCAGTAAACTATTTTGCAGTGGATATGGAACAGTCCAAAGATGTGTATGAAAATTGTGAACAATCTCAGAAAGGCCAGAAAGATTATGAGAATACATCTAATGAAGGTAATATTTGTTCCTTTGAGAAATAATATGCTCGTGTGCCAAAATTATGATATGCTGTAGGCAGTAGGCATAGAATTATATGTGCACGTCTGATTATACCATTGATGCGGATGAGTGTATTGTCTGTCAGGAGAGGAGAAAATAATGAAGATAAAGATCAAAGGTCGTCGCCGCCTTTGCAAAATTTCAGAGGACAACAATGACAGTGAGGAAAAGAAGCTGAAGGACAATGAAGAGTCTGGATTTCTCGAGATAACAGATTTTGATTCACCTCCTCCGCAGGTGAAAAATGCAGTTCAgaatgaacatggtagttctggGAGCGAAATAAGGGATATCCTGAATGATTTAAGTTCGAGACTTGAGATTTTATCCATTGAGAAAAAGAGGGCACTGAAGCCCAGTGATTTGACTAAGAAGGATGAAATTCCGGATTACCAAAGTGCTGGTTCCTCATTTTCACTTTCTTCTGGTTCCTCATCTGATTCAATCAAGGAGTCTAGGATTGGAGGAGAAATTCACGAGGAGTGTCTGAAGGAGATCGATTTCGGGGATGAATCCAAGAACGACTATGTGGTCCGGAAGTTCAATGATACAAGGTCTTCAGTTGGAGCACCAAAGAGGAAAGAAGTTAAGCAGATGGTTGGAAAATCACAGCCCATGAAGAACTCTTTATCTGCCTACAAATTTCTGGAAGAAGGAGACAGTAATGACAGTGATGGTGATTGTGTGGTTGTTGGTGACAAGAGTGCTATTACTCAAGTGGGAAGACATAACAGGAAGGCTAGACATGAGCGTAAATTTTCAGATGACTTTGACTCACGTGATTTTGTTTCAGAGGAGGATCACACTTACACACTCAGTGGACCAAAGTTCAATTACGGGTTACCTGGTAAAGTTGCCAAAATGCTGTATCCTCACCAGCGTGATGGTTTGAAGTGGCTTTGGTCTCTTCACTGTCTGGGTAAGGGTGGTATTTTAGGCGATGACATGGGTTTGGGAAAGACCATGCAGGTAAAAGCCAAAAGTCTTAATTTTGTATTTCTTCCATCTTCAAAAGTATAATGTTCCACAAAATAATTCTGAAGTAGCTTTTTCTACTTTTGCCATGTTTTAGATATGTGGCTACATAGCTGGATTGTTTTATTCAAAGTTGATAAAGAGGGTGTTGATTGTAGCTCCCAAAACTTTGTTGCCCCATTGGATCAAGGAATTAACTGCTGTAGGGCTTTCTCAGAAAATAAGGGAGTAAGGCGTCTTGCTTTAATGTTGTTGTCTTATTGATTTCAACTTTGACTTCAACTGGTAGTATGAAAAGAGAAGTGTTCATGGTACTTTCTTGGTGCAGATATTTTGCGACTAGTGCAAAACTCCGGAATTATGAGCTTGAATACGTTCTTCAGGTTTCATCTTCTATACTCAGTAAAACTTTGCAAGTTCATCACGTTTAGTCTGTTTCGTACTGGAACTATATAAAATAAGGATTCCATTCCATGCTAATGTTCCATAAACTGCTTGAGCAGATAGAAGTTATCTtaattgtaatgtattcgttggGACCGCATGCAAAGAAAGAGAAGAGTCTACTACTTGCATGggctttaattatctcttcctCTCTCATTTGCTATTAGATTATACCTTTTAGTATAAAGACGAGTTATTGATACAGCTTCATGCATTTTATATGTGGGTGCATGTTTGGGGAACTTTTGACTTGACATATAACTGTTGGATATCTAAAGTTTCAATGGACTTTCATAAGTTGGGTTATATTAAGTTCTGTTTTCTGGCATTGGTTTAACTTATGATTACTTCTTCTCTActtgttatttattttttcatttatgcAGGACAAAGGCATACTCCTCACAACATACGACATTGTAAGAAATAACGTAAAGTCTTTATGTGGTGATCAGTATTTTCTTGACCGAGATGAGGAGTTGACATGGGATTATATTATTCTTGATGAGGTGCTTCTTGATTATTATTTAACTGTTTCTAACGTCAATGCATGGCAATTGTCATTTTGTTTCAATTAATTAGCAGAGATGAGATGCTACTTCCATTTTGGTGGTGTTGAACAAATATTGTGCATTAAGAAACCTTAGTTCAATCCAGAAGTGAAACATCATCTCTTTTAGTCACTTTTTAGGAAGACATGTTTGATTATAGGGAAATTTCACTCTTATGCTATGTGCAAAAGGACTTTTTATTTGGTAGATTACATATCTGATGTGGTTCAACACTCAGGCCATCTGAAATTATAAGCATTCTAGTGTTATACTTGTCTACTAAGGAACCTTGATTTCATTAGGCCTGGTTGGTGCATGATCATAGCCCCGGGGAAACATGATATGATCAGCTTCCTAGGCCTAATAACTTGGGAAGGGTGCGTGATATATCTTAGCTGCTTGAACATTCATAACTGCTGCTGGAGCAGCAAGATAATAGGCCTCATTTAAATATGCCATGATCTCCCTTTGAGTATGTGTTAAATTCGATTTAAATTGTTTAGCATCTCAATTATTTGCCTTAAAGCTTTGATTTTTGTTGATGGACTTCTTTTGAAAAGAAATAGTATATGCATGGATGGCAAATATATATCCTTGCGGTTTTATTACAAGTTTATAATTGTGAATGTATAAGCCTCTTAAAGCTTGAATTTTTGAAATATCAGGGGCATCTCATAAAGAATCCCAGTACACAGAGGGCTAAAAGTTTGCATGAGATTCCTTGTGCTCATCGTATCATTATAAGTGGCACACCTCTTCAAAACAACCTCAAGGTGTTATATACTATTACCTTTTTTTTATGTCTATCACGCTATGATGTCAGTTGAAATCATAGAAGCAAGTTAATAATGTGTTTTGCTCTCTTTTCCTATATTCCTACCCCATCCTTACCCAAATAGGAGTTATGGGCTCTATTCAACTTCTGCTGTCCTGGGCTGCTGGGTGACAAACAATGGTATACCGACATGTTCAAATACAATCTGCTTATATTGAAACATTGGGCTCAAATGACATGAAGCTACTTCTATTAAAGGTTCAAAGAGAAATATGAGCATCCCATTCTTCGTGGAAATGATAAAAATGCTTATGACAGAGACAAGCGTATTGGCTCAGCAGTTGCAAAGGTGATTGCTAAACCAATCTTTTATACTCTACATATGCTAGTTTCTTCCGTGTTCTTATGTTTCTTGATTATCTTCTTCTTTGCAAGGTTAAATATCTACACCATTTaaattatgttgtgatatctttcCATCCATTGTAGTTGTTATTGTTGATCATGAAAAATTCATGTATTCTGAGAACTTTCCTCTCACTCTAGAATAAATATTGGTGTTGCTCTTAGAAGTAAATACACTAGTCTTTTTTGACAAAGCTATAGTAGTAAATTCAGTTCATCTTTtccattctctctctctctctctctctctctctctctctctctctctctctttttcttttaactCTCCTCTGAGCAAAAGCAGAAAAATGATAAAGCTAGATAGAAAATGTAGATATCATTCTGTTTTTCACAATATAGGCCATGGATATGCTTTGGGATTTGGAGTATTAGTGTTTTTTATTACATGTCTTGGTGTTGTTTTTTATTTGGAGAAGATAGCTGATTGTCATTTGCCTTCTCAAGCTTTAGAGTTGTATTCTGGAAGCTGTCAAGTTGGGGTTTCCTGGGTCAGGTAATACTGTGACATTGGTCAGAATATTGTGCTTCTGTTCTTTGTTAATCGCCTTAAGTTGTGAAGTGATTAAGCGATATAACACACAACTCAATGAAGGCGGTTTGTCTGAGATGTTGGTTGCCAGGTTTCCCAAGCTTGAATGATTTACACTATGTTTGATGAATGTACATCTGATATAGAAACTGGATCCAACGTTCTTCTCAGTTCCTAGCTTAATAGCTAAATTGGTCAGTCAAGACAGAGTGGTTCAATATTAATATTCATCTCTTTTGGATATAAAAGAGAAGCAAGGCTTCTTGTATAAGAGGTTTTAGCCTATATGTATAAGGTGAAGGAtcctataatttcgcctaattaATGCAAAAGATTTTACAATGTGCTGCTCTCATGATTCTGTACAACTAATCTGGACATATTTTGACACTCCCTCAAAAGCTGGAACATATAGGTCTTAAGCTTGCCACATTTATGCTTGTTTCTCAGACCTTGAAGCCCCTTGGTGA
It encodes the following:
- the LOC107798209 gene encoding protein CHROMATIN REMODELING 24 isoform X2, yielding MAKPPQQQQPRSLNQRHTQILINLSVSHSKPPLDDMTKLEARRRFNQNDAVPTFSAITDSEPDSSPSPVPFSSNDNIGDDGVPSFSGIADFSPDSDTKSSPPVRFSSNDIGDDSVPNFFRIADFSPDSATKSSPSGEAEETDDQSKINNINAFENDAIPNFSAVADFSPDSAKSSPFGENEIDESKHEIEEKLSDRPEDSFNYQCSGIGEKETDDEPKNEIQEELSKPPEDSFDSHFSEIVDMEQSKDVYENCEQSQKGQKDYENTSNEGEEKIMKIKIKGRRRLCKISEDNNDSEEKKLKDNEESGFLEITDFDSPPPQVKNAVQNEHGSSGSEIRDILNDLSSRLEILSIEKKRALKPSDLTKKDEIPDYQSAGSSFSLSSGSSSDSIKESRIGGEIHEECLKEIDFGDESKNDYVVRKFNDTRSSVGAPKRKEVKQMVGKSQPMKNSLSAYKFLEEGDSNDSDGDCVVVGDKSAITQVGRHNRKARHERKFSDDFDSRDFVSEEDHTYTLSGPKFNYGLPGKVAKMLYPHQRDGLKWLWSLHCLGKGGILGDDMGLGKTMQICGYIAGLFYSKLIKRVLIVAPKTLLPHWIKELTAVGLSQKIREYFATSAKLRNYELEYVLQDKGILLTTYDIVRNNVKSLCGDQYFLDRDEELTWDYIILDEGHLIKNPSTQRAKSLHEIPCAHRIIISGTPLQNNLKELWALFNFCCPGLLGDKQWFKEKYEHPILRGNDKNAYDRDKRIGSAVAKELREHIQPYFLRRLKSEVFSDDSSTGAKLSKKNEIIVWLKLTNCQRQLYTAFLKSEIVLSAFDSSPLAALTILKKICDHPLLLTKRAAEEVLEEMDSTSNKDDRAVAERLVMQMANVTEKLDEEVTHDVSCKITFILALLDNLIPGGHNVLIFSQTRKMLNLLQDALISNGFQFMRIDGTTKATDRLKIVNDFQEGHGAPIFLLTSQVGGLGLTLTKADRVIVVDPAWNPSTDSQSVDRAYRIGQTKDVVVYRLMTCGTVEEKIYRKQVYKGGLFKTATEHKEQIRYFSQQDLRELFSLPKGGFDISNTQQQLNEEHDHEHKMEGALKAHVKFLETLGIAGVSSHSLLFSKAAPAPAVEDEDEGKIASRTAFVGNSSSHSSVERAVDAGQYAFKPKDVKLQDKSVPTRIGPTESDIKEKIRRLSHMFGNKEMISKLPDRGERIQKQIAELNKELKNIRMEKENRDEVIDLDDISGRFHRVVNV
- the LOC107798209 gene encoding protein CHROMATIN REMODELING 24 isoform X1, with the protein product MAKPPQQQQPRSLNQRHTQILINLSVSHSKPPLDDMTKLEARRRFNQNDAVPTFSAITDSEPDSSPSPVPFSSNDNIGDDGVPSFSGIADFSPDSDTKSSPPVRFSSNDIGDDSVPNFFRIADFSPDSATKSSPSGEAEETDDQSKINNINAFENDAIPNFSAVADFSPDSAKSSPFGENEIDESKHEIEEKLSDRPEDSFNYQCSGIGEKETDDEPKNEIQEELSKPPEDSFDSHFSEIGNLDSSSSSVDMEQSKDVYENCEQSQKGQKDYENTSNEGEEKIMKIKIKGRRRLCKISEDNNDSEEKKLKDNEESGFLEITDFDSPPPQVKNAVQNEHGSSGSEIRDILNDLSSRLEILSIEKKRALKPSDLTKKDEIPDYQSAGSSFSLSSGSSSDSIKESRIGGEIHEECLKEIDFGDESKNDYVVRKFNDTRSSVGAPKRKEVKQMVGKSQPMKNSLSAYKFLEEGDSNDSDGDCVVVGDKSAITQVGRHNRKARHERKFSDDFDSRDFVSEEDHTYTLSGPKFNYGLPGKVAKMLYPHQRDGLKWLWSLHCLGKGGILGDDMGLGKTMQICGYIAGLFYSKLIKRVLIVAPKTLLPHWIKELTAVGLSQKIREYFATSAKLRNYELEYVLQDKGILLTTYDIVRNNVKSLCGDQYFLDRDEELTWDYIILDEGHLIKNPSTQRAKSLHEIPCAHRIIISGTPLQNNLKELWALFNFCCPGLLGDKQWFKEKYEHPILRGNDKNAYDRDKRIGSAVAKELREHIQPYFLRRLKSEVFSDDSSTGAKLSKKNEIIVWLKLTNCQRQLYTAFLKSEIVLSAFDSSPLAALTILKKICDHPLLLTKRAAEEVLEEMDSTSNKDDRAVAERLVMQMANVTEKLDEEVTHDVSCKITFILALLDNLIPGGHNVLIFSQTRKMLNLLQDALISNGFQFMRIDGTTKATDRLKIVNDFQEGHGAPIFLLTSQVGGLGLTLTKADRVIVVDPAWNPSTDSQSVDRAYRIGQTKDVVVYRLMTCGTVEEKIYRKQVYKGGLFKTATEHKEQIRYFSQQDLRELFSLPKGGFDISNTQQQLNEEHDHEHKMEGALKAHVKFLETLGIAGVSSHSLLFSKAAPAPAVEDEDEGKIASRTAFVGNSSSHSSVERAVDAGQYAFKPKDVKLQDKSVPTRIGPTESDIKEKIRRLSHMFGNKEMISKLPDRGERIQKQIAELNKELKNIRMEKENRDEVIDLDDISGRFHRVVNV